Part of the Aquila chrysaetos chrysaetos chromosome 6, bAquChr1.4, whole genome shotgun sequence genome, CCGGGAGAGGCTGGCTGCTTGCCTTTGCACGCGGaccctctttctcctcctctggtTGACCCTGTGTTTCCCCACAACATGCACTCACCAGGCTGGTGGACGTGATACCAACAGTCCCCTGGCAAGGCTGAGGGGCACACGCCACGAGACCCTGGTGACGGGCTGCTGCCAGACCAAAGGGGGCTGGAACCACATTCCCCCAGCTGGGGAATGGCATTTCTCTTCTGCGTGTCTCATCGCAAAGCCTGCCCAAACAGGCCAGAGTTTGGGGTTTGGCAAAGGGAAGAAGCAACCGAAAAAATAAGGTGGAAAATTCAAAGCGCTTCATGATACCATTTCTGGAGGAAAGCATTTAGTTTTTGCACTCCTGAGTGCTTGCTTCATTTAGGAAGTCGCCAACCATCCGTAGCTCCTGTAAAGGGCTCCCCATCAATCGGAGTGCCGAGTCTTGATGGGCTTTCCCCAAAATGGGGGGAACCTGCCCGCTGGAAAATCCCATTTTCCCTCCTCAACAAAAAACAGCCCCTTGGGGACGCTCAAAGGAGGGACCTTCTCTGCTAAaaagagtttttcttctttgtgttttccccACAGGCAGTCAGAGAGGTGGGTAGCACCCAGCTTGCCTGCCAACCTGATGAAAGGTGGACCTATTTCTGCAGCGTAGAAAGGCGAGAGCCTCAACCCTTGGCTGTGCTGACGGCCATGGGCATCACTGTgctgggacagggcaggaggaTGAAGGATGCCCCTGTCTCTGCCCCAGGTATcgctgccccagggctgggagtgAAGGGTCCACCCCAGGGACACAAACGCTGTCCCCCAGCCTGGCACACGTCTCTGGCATCCCTGCAGCCTCCATGCAGGGAAAGGCAGCCAGCGGGTACCAGGCGGTATGCCGGCCACATCTTAGCGCCATTATTTCACCTCCCCAATTAGCAGGGCGAAGAAGCAGCGCTTCCAGCAGAGCACTGAGGCCGGGAGGAAGTGCTGCCATTAgcgctgcaggcagctgcctgaacCGTGCCCCCTTCCCACGGGGCCGGATCAGGGCACCACGGGCAGCCCTGTGGCagctggggttggggggggggtctggggacatttgttccccctccccaggctctGCCCCGTGGGAGGGACAGCATGCATGCAGGGGTGGCTGCAGCACACCAGCCTCGCCGTGCAGGCGTGACCATCGGCTGGGTGGAAGCCAGTTCCAGCCCTGAAACAAGCCCACACTCTCCTGAGGCcactgcaaagagaaaggaaaggagccAGGGGTTACATTTGTACCCACTAACCTGGGCTGGAGCCTCCCAGCGCAGCCCCACGGACCCGGGGCTGAGGCAGCACAGGGGCTGAGCATCACTCAACCCACCCCAGGAGTGTCTGGCAGCGGTTTTGGCACCTGCCCCGAATTCCACGGCAGAGCTACACCTCCTCGGCCATCATTTAAAGTGAGCTCAGGCAGGGGTTTCCCTCCCGCATCCTCCCAGAGGCCACTATGGAAATGCTCCTAGAAAGCATGGAATAGGTCACAGAGATTTTGGGTGCCTTTTTCACCTCCCACGGGGCTCTCCATCCATCCCCATGCTGCTTGCTTACAGATGAAGCCGGTCTGCACTAGGTGCTGCTATCCATCCTCTCCACCCTCGGGGACCCCTGTCCACCTCCCAGCCCCCGCAAGACCCTGGCACAGCGTCTGGTGCATCTCCCACCAGGACCACCCACTCGCCTGCTACCACATCCTGAGGGATGTGCAGATGCTCTCTCCTCTCGCAAGGATGGAGAGCGTGCACTGTCCACAGCTGCAGGCCAGGAAAGCCTGGGATGCTTGCACCTCGCTGCACGGCCACAGCACCCGGCTTCGCCCCACAGCCCCCGGCTTcgccccacagccccagcaccaTGGGAGCCCCTTGGGCATCACGGCCCCGAGCTGCCCCATCTGCCCCAGGCTTGCCATGCCACAAGCTGGGGGAGGACGCCCTGCGGTGCGGGGCTCTGCGCCATTCCCGGGGGGCCATGCAGCATCCGCACTGGGGTGGGGACGCTCTGCAGCGCAGCGGCCGCCGGAGGATGCTgcacagggcagggctgctgcgAGGAGGGTGACATGggccaccccctccccaggacGGGTCAGCAAGGCCTCACCCAGTCCCTGGGAGACTCGCTGAGAGGAGCTGGGCAATAAATGCTGCCCGCTGCCCCAGGGGCAATACCCAAATAAACCTACCCCTCTCAGCCTGGCTCCATGTgatgtggggaggggggagcaaCCCCAGCACAGGGCACCCTGTGCTCTCTTGAGGCACATGCTGATGAATCAGCCCAATTTcagaggaaggacagaaaggtCCCAGCTGGGGAAATGGGCTCCCAGGAGATGATTTGCCCAACTGCGGCAGAAACTTCAAGGTGTGTGCTCCAGAAACAAGGCCTGggctcccttcctccccccagcacTGATGCTGGGGCGGATGCACTGCCCCGGCTGGGTGCACCGATGAGCAGCTCAGTGGTGACCAGCACACCCGGAGCCCAGGCTCAGAAACAACCACCAGACCGACACCAGTGGGACCCCACAGGATGCTGGCACCCAAAAGTCACCAGCCGAAAGCCACCACCCAGGGCTTGGCCACGCAGCATCCCTACCATCACCCGTCCCCACATGCACTTCCTCCTGCAGTGGCGGGCGGGGGGCTTGGCAAGCCGCCTCCCTTAGGGACCCCCGCTCGTGGGCCAGGGCCACAGGGACAGCGCTTTAGGGCTTGTTTTGGCAGAGGCCAGCCTTTGCCGAGCCAAGCAGCATCCCGGGCTGGGAGTCAGGGACGGAAAACTCTCAGCAGCCTCGCAGAGATGCACACCCGGGGAGGTGGCGGGGcatagcggggggggggggggggggggggggcctcagGACGGGGACACCGGGGACTCACTGCTCCGTAGAGCCACCCCTGGGTTTGGAGGGTGCTCGCCTCCCGCTCCCGGGCTGGTTCCCGGAGCGATGCCggttgtgtgtgtgcgtgtgtgtccCGCCACCCCCCACCCGGGTCCCCGCGTGGGtgaccccccccgccccaaggaTGGACCCGGCCGAAGCAGGGCGAGGGCAGCGTGCGGCCGTCCGGTGCGGGGCAGCCCctccggcaccggcaccggcggcTCCGTCCcggacccccccgccccgagctcGCCCCCACGCAGAAAACAACGCCCCAGGGAAGGCAAACCCCTACCTGCCCCCGGACGGACGGAGCGACGAAGGGacgggcaggcagggctgggcaggaggaggggagcgcCGGAGTTGGGGGCCGGGAGGGCGCGGCGGGGCTCGCTCCCGGGGAGGTGGCAGCGGGAGCCGAGCGGGTGtgcccggccccgcagccctgcccggccccccccggctctgcccggcccccgcagccctgcccggccccccccggtccccgcagccctgcccgccccccccccgccccggctctgcccggcccacccgccgccccgccccgccgccccctgccccagccccagctcctgcccctaAGCCTACCCCAGCCGCTCGCCTACCCCGGCCGTTGCCCCTGCCGggtcccagctcctgccccagctaatagccctgcccctgccccagacCGTGCCCCTACCCCTACCCAAACCCCTGCCCCTGTCCCTTTCCCAGCCCCTGACCTTCTCCGCCCTAGCCACTGCCCATTTCCCagcccccggccctgccctgcccttgcCCCCGCTCCTGCTCAAGCCCATGCCCGTGTCCCAGACCCTGCTTAagcccctgccccttccccagcgcCAGCACCAGACCTTGACACTGCCCCTGCCCTGATCCTGCCCCTAAacctgctctgcccctgcccgAGCCCCTGCCTCAgttcctgcccctgccccatcctTCGTGCTGAAGCCAAGCCCCGGCTCCAagccccagcagccaggcactGGGGGATGCCAGCCCTTGGGCCTGGGGGGTTGCCCCCCCAAGTGAGCTATCCGATGGGTGGCTGGGGTGCCCTGTGCTGCCAGCACCCTGTCCTCTTTGCACAAATGCATCTGCCAGCCCGGCCCTTGCACCCCTGGCTGCTATCCCAGGCTGGGGGGAGTCCGGCCAGTGACTGGGGCTGGTAGCAGCAGCATGACTTTGCCAAGGGACACACacaggggtgggtgggggtcCAGGTGACACTGCTCAGGGTTATTAAGGCCCACCAGTGCCCCCCGGGTGCTAGCTTGCCCGGGTGCACAGCATCACCCTGGATCCACACCCTGGGGTGCTCCTGCGCCCAGGTCCTGCTGCACATAACGAAGGGACCCAACCCTGCCACCGTCCTGGCAATCAGGGGATGGAGAGACAGGTCCTACCAAAGGCTGTGCCCCTGCCCGAGGGGAGGTACATGGTGGGCATGGAGAGCCTGCGGACACATCTGCTGTGGTCTTGCCATCGTCCCCAGGACCAGCGCCAGCCTGGGTGGGGACATGAGCCAACTCCTTCTGCAGCACCAAAGCTGTCCTGGTTTCCTGCCTAGAGAGGAAACTGCTTCAGGGAGAAAACGTGCTGTCATTAAAGAAAGGGCCTGGGATGTCCCCCACCTAAATAACACACCCTGGCTCTATCACTTTGGCtgagaaaagcaggagaaaaccCCAATTGAGATAAATGCTGGTCCAGCCCCCACTCTGCTGGTTTGGCGGTGAGCATCTTTGCATGGGTGTTGGGGGGCTCAATGGGACGGGAGGCCTCTGGGTGGGAAGACCCCAGACTGGGATGCGGTCGCCTGGACCCCTCATAGCCCTGGGAGGGGGAGTGTGGGGTGTGGCAATCCCCAGACATCTGGGATGCCGCTGCCGCGCTTCCAGGCGGgaacatataaatatttcagcagagTAGCCGAGCCCTGTCAGGTTGCATTTGCTTCTGGCAGGGTAAGTGCtggaagagggggaggaaaggggggagAGAAGGTGCTCTCAGAAGATGCATCATCTCCCAGGAGATGGGGGCACCAGCTCTGGGGCCCGATCCTCGAGGGTCTCCACCTCTGCTTAGTTTGCCTCTAAGGATGCTCTCGCCTCTGAGACTGGTGCAGTCCCCCTTGTCCTGACATTTGGGTCTCACCCCATAAGCGCATCTTGGGGGCTGCTGCCAGGCTTTGCCAAGGGGAGAGAGGCTTTGGCAATTTTGCTCTGAGCCCGGTGGGCAGCGGCATGTCCAGGACCCCCAGGGACACGGCACGGCCCAGGCTGGAACGaatcccctcccctccctgtaAGAAACGGGGGTGCAGAAATAAATCCAAGCAGCTATGGGCAGTGAGGAACGGGCAGGGCAGGCGTTAAAtcactgcggggggggggagagccaAGGCGGTGGGCAGCATCTCCCCGGGGTTGCTGCCGAGCCAGCCTGGCGGTATGCGGGGCCCCGCAGCCCAGAGGCCACGGTAGATGGGCGGGGAGCTCAGCCCGGCTGGGAGGAGCCGGAGAAGGAGCTTTCGGGGTGGGGGCGATTTCCCCCCCGTCTCGGACACACAACTACAAGCTGCCGGTGGGGCTCTGCCCCCCGGTGTGGCCGAGctcctccttctgcttctgcttctgcttctgcttctgcttctgcttctgcttctgcttctgcttcggcttctgcttctgctcctccttcggcttcagcttctccttctctgcttccccctcctcttcctctgcctcctcctccccttcctcctgcccgCTGCACTGTGGGGCTTGTAGTCCCTCCACCTCCCCGCACATGGGGCACGACTACATTTCCCGAGGGCCCCCCCccacatcctcctcctccttctcctcctcccggGCTTGTTGTGGATCCGGCtccggcagcagcagcgccgcggggagccccgggacccccccccccaccgctcCCGGGCGTGTACGGCCCGTCGCCCCCATGCCCACCGCCCCCCAGGTACGGCCCGGGCTGCGGGGGTTCTGGGCTGCCCCCGGTGCTGGGCCGCCCGGGGTACCTGGAGTACGGGGGATGTAGGGTGTCCCCGGGGGGGCCGGGATGCCGGGGATGTGGGTGTCCCCCCTCCTCGGGGTGCCCGGGATGCTGGGGATGTGGGTTGCCCCCAGGGTAAGCAGCGTGCCCTGTCTCAGGGTGAGCTGGTGCCGCGCACCCCCCCGCAACACCCTCCTCTACCACACgcaccccaaaccaccccccgAGCACCTGAAAGAGCCACCCATCCCTTGggtgctgggggcgggggggaggcagaTAGGTGCCCTCACGGTGGGCGAGGGTGTATTTTCGGGAGCTCCCCCCCCCTGTTTTGGGCAAGGTCCCTCAGGGACTCGTGCACCCTCATCCCCTGCCTGCTCAGCACCTGCCCACAAAACGTGTCATGCTTCGGTGGCATTACTTCTGTGCTACTGACATGCAGCTGGGGGGaaagcatccccccccccccccccccccagggctgtcCCCTCCGGACCACGGTGGCCGTGGCTCCCCAGGGAGCTGTGCCTGAGCTCGGCCACCTGCATCGCCCGTGGCCCCGGGTTGACAACTGTGTAGCATGAGGGTGATCCCTTGTCAAGGTCATGCTGTGATAACCTGGCGATAACCAGGTTCACACGGTGATAACCGCCCGtgctctgctccctctcctctgcctggctTGCACCAGGGCAGAGGGATGACAGCACCGAGCTGGGAACATCCCTTGGGAATCGCAGCCGCTCCCCTCGAGTGGTAGCAGCTTTGTGGATGGTCTGGAGAGGTGGAATTGGGTCTGGCTGGATGGCTTTGGGGCTGAGGTCCCTGCATGTGTGGGGACACAGGAGTTAGGAGCCGGTGCTGTTGGGGACGGTGGCACTGGGACAGCAGCACAGAACTGTATCCCAGGTTTAATGTGGATGGTTTCCTTTGGGCCGGGGATGAGCAGTTGCAGCCATCCTGGATGGACACAAAAGGAAACAGGGAGCATCTGCTTCCCAAATGGGTTTGGAGCGGAGGGTGGAAAACAGCCTGTCAGGGTCCCAGTGCATGTGCCGGGGGGCTGCCCCACAGGGAGCGGCTGCTGGAGGGGACGATCGCTCACATCCACAGCCCAGCTTGGGAATGAGCGGGAGATGGGACATAGTCCAGGCAGTTGCAGCTGGGCCCCAGGCGGGCGGGCACGGCATGGTGCTGGGGTGGGTGTTTGGGAGGGTTTAGCCCCTGCTCCTTGACCCTTGCCCTTCCTGGCACAGCGGTGGGGGGCTGCGGCACTGGCTCCGGGCAATAGCTGGCTGGAACTGAATCCCTGCCCCGCTCCTCAGGGACCTATTTAAGAGGTAAGGGCTGTTTGCCCAGCTGTGAGCTGCGGGACACGTGTGTTTTGACGATGCTCAGGCACCGGCGCTGAAATCCCATAGGAATGCCGCTGGACCGGTGAGTCCTTGCTGGGGTGAATGGGCACTCTGCTTCCCACTGCCACTTTTGGTTTCAGTCATGACTGACTTTCCCCTGCCGGCACTAGCACTGGCTCGTTTCCCCATTAGCCGCGTGCGTTATCTTGGGAAGGGGTGCTCTTCAGAGGTGAGCCCCCCCAGTCTCGCTGTGCAGGATGATGGCAGCGGGGGGGAGGCATGGACTGGGACCATGGACTTACTTTTTAATGACCGTGATTAGTCATTCTGTGATTAGCAGGGTAATTGGGTTTCTAGACCTTGCTCCCGGCATGGATTGGCACACGTGGATTTTTATGGCTCGAAAAGTGCTGTCGGTGACTTGTTGTGGGAgaggggagcactgggaggacAGCCGGGCCAggccttctcccttccctgccttcaTCCCGTGACCTCTAATCGGATGTCCCCGGCACTGCCAGCTTTCCTGCGGCCAAACCTCAGGATTTGAGCATTTAATCCCCCTCCAGACTGTGAACCTCATGGTATTTTGCATTCTCCCCAGGCCGGGCAATGCCACCCGAGCATCGTGTCCTGCCAGAGGAGAGCCGAGGGGCAGCTGCTCGCCTGTGGCTCAGCTAAAGTCGCGCTGACCGCCCAGCTAATGTATAACACGGGTGGCCTCACGCCCGGTGTGCACATTAACTCGCTTTCACAACCGGCACGGTCCCTGCGACCACTGCTGTCTCCCTCCGGAGCATCCCTGGCACAGGGCGTCTGCATCCCTCTGCCTCTGGGTCTGCAGCGGAGCGACTCGGCTTGGAGGGGAGCATTGCTTTGGTGAAGGGATAAAACCCCACTGACtcttaaaaggaagaaaaatggaggTGATGGGAGCTGAGCAATGCCCcgctgcagagctgggcactTTGTGCATCCAGGCTCTTTTATACAGGATTTACAAATGTCGCCCGAAatgggccccccccccgcttttgCACAGCAAGACATGcggctgcttttcttcttgcaagaACATCTCCTGGGGAGAAGGTAGtggtatttatttgctttgcgATTATAGAGGAATTTGAGCCCATGCcaaatgctgctttctccccagAAACTGCAGCGACGTGGCTTTCGATGCTTTGGAGAGtgcctgcagccagagaggggcTGCCTGGCCCGGCAAAGCCCATCTAACTGACGGTCCCCAGGATAACACCATCATCCCGCTGCAGAGCCGGCAGAGCCATGCCCGAGAAGGATGATGATGCCAAAAAGCCGGCATCGGAGACTGTGCCGGACCAGCGCTGGAAGCTACAAGTCTTCTACCTCTGCTTCTATGGCTTCATGACACAGATCCGGCCCGGGGAGAGCTTCATCACCCCGTATCTCCTGGGGGCTGACAAGAACTTCACGCAGGTAGAGGTGAGCCGTGGGCAGCCTGTCCCCCCGCGGTGTCCCCCTTTCTGCTCATGGTCAccaccctggggctggcaggagcatCCTCTCACGGTCCTGGGGTATGGAGGCGTGCGGTGAGATGTGGTGGTGCTTTTTGGGTGGCTGGGGGAGAAGGTGGCGTGTGTCCATCCGGCAGCGTGTCCCTGTCCCGCTGGGCTGCGAGGTCACCCTGTCCCCTCAGCCCCAGGCTCAGCTTTCCCCGGTGTAAGACCTCGTGCCCAGGCTGGATGCCACTTTAGGGGTGCGATGCCtgatccctgcctgcctgggcagccagtggggtggcagggggggtgCCAGGCTGGGAGAAGCCCTGTCCCATCCCACCGGTGAGACCCTCCCATGCTGGCACGGTGCACAGTGCGGGGCACAGGGTTGGGCACCGCCAGGCTGCTGGCAGTGATGGGGTTAGGCGAGGAGGGACTGTATGTCATCGTCCTCTGACCAAGTGACGCTGGCCCTGGTCCCAGCAGGCTGCTGCATCCGTGGGAATGCTGTGTTCCTGGCACGGGAGGGGGCTGAGGCTCAGCCAGGCCCCTGGCCGAGCGCGCTGTGGGCCACATTCCTCCGCAACGAGGTGCCGCAGCGGGGATCAGTGGCTGATGGCCACCCAAACCGCATTCCTCTGGGCTGAGGGCATCCCCCAGGGATGTCTTCCATGCTCAGCACCTCCTCGCACGCACGGCAGGTGACGAACGTGATCACGCCGGTGATGACCTACTCCTACATGGCTGTGCTTGTGCCCATCTTCCTGCTGACGGACTACCTGCGCTACAAGCCAGTGCTGGTGCTGCAGAGCCTGAGCCACATCTCcatctggctgctgctggtgttgGGCACCTCTGTCCTGGCCATGCAGCTGATGGAGTTCTTCTACAGCGTCACTATGGCCGCCCGCATCGCCTACTCCTCCTACATCTTCTCCCTCGTCACCCCATCCCGCTACCAGCGTATGGCCAGCTACTCCCGCTCTGCCGTCCTCCTGGGCGTCTTCACCAGCTCCGTGCTGGGCCAGCTCTGTGTCACCTTGGGGGGTGTCTCCTTCCTCACCCTCAACTACATCTCGTTGGGCTTCGTCAGCTTCGGCCTCATCCTCACCCTCTTCCTCGAGCGGCCCCGGCGCAGCCTCTTCTTCAATCGGCCTGAGGGGGCTGCGCCCACCGAGCTGGACAAGATGGCCGGGGGGGATGGCGGTGGGGGGACGCGGGGCTGGCGGGAGGCAGTGCTGTGCCGTATGCTGCGGG contains:
- the SLC19A1 gene encoding reduced folate transporter isoform X1 — protein: MPEKDDDAKKPASETVPDQRWKLQVFYLCFYGFMTQIRPGESFITPYLLGADKNFTQVEVTNVITPVMTYSYMAVLVPIFLLTDYLRYKPVLVLQSLSHISIWLLLVLGTSVLAMQLMEFFYSVTMAARIAYSSYIFSLVTPSRYQRMASYSRSAVLLGVFTSSVLGQLCVTLGGVSFLTLNYISLGFVSFGLILTLFLERPRRSLFFNRPEGAAPTELDKMAGGDGGGGTRGWREAVLCRMLREVGALAEQPQLRLWSLWWVFNSAGYYLMLYYVQILWNEIYPTTDNRRVYNGGVDAASTLLGAGASLAAGYVKIRWRLWSELVIGVVTAFQAGLLLLMNTTSNIWLCYAAYVLFRGSYQFLVPLAIFQIATSLSKELCALVFGVNTFFATVLKTIITIIVADKRGLGLSVHPQFYVYFGYFTLLAVVYLVAAVCVGIRHSRHKQLAEPALPKEPCQLLTEVAAQEKSLKAGAV